In one window of Desulfonatronospira thiodismutans ASO3-1 DNA:
- a CDS encoding AEC family transporter, translating into MHFFTIFNNSILPIFLIIISAFIYNHIFRPEIKPLASLALALFAPVLVFDSMTRHAVSFSDLGVPFVFMLFLTALLIALGILLSSAMRLGPGEKNSFILGISMINVGNFGLPLIHLTFGQEAVPLSIVYFVIFNIPLCTLAIYMSSDKTRLREILLDVVRIPIFHAFLLALVFSWLKIPVPGGIQQGLQLISAGAIPLLIFILGLQLAAISLSSLKDRLLRFAAIISAASAVRLVISPLAAVCILCFFPVSQLEMSVAVLQTSAPAAILPLMYAIKFNKSPELLAAIILFTTILSGITLPVLIQYLS; encoded by the coding sequence ATGCACTTTTTCACCATATTCAACAACTCCATCCTGCCCATATTTCTGATAATTATCTCTGCCTTTATCTATAACCATATCTTCAGACCGGAAATAAAACCCCTGGCCAGCCTGGCCCTGGCCCTTTTTGCCCCGGTGCTGGTCTTTGACTCCATGACCAGGCATGCCGTGTCTTTCAGCGACCTCGGGGTGCCTTTTGTTTTCATGCTTTTTCTAACCGCTCTGCTCATAGCCCTGGGAATCCTGCTGTCATCCGCCATGCGCCTGGGACCGGGAGAAAAAAACTCCTTTATCCTGGGGATCTCCATGATAAACGTGGGCAACTTCGGACTGCCCCTTATCCACCTGACCTTCGGCCAGGAGGCGGTGCCTTTGTCCATTGTCTACTTCGTGATTTTCAATATCCCCCTGTGTACCCTGGCCATATACATGAGCAGCGACAAGACCAGGCTTAGAGAAATTCTGCTGGATGTAGTACGCATTCCAATTTTCCACGCCTTTTTGCTGGCCCTTGTTTTTTCCTGGCTGAAAATACCCGTGCCCGGGGGAATCCAGCAGGGACTGCAGCTGATAAGCGCCGGGGCCATACCGCTTCTCATCTTTATCCTGGGCCTGCAGCTGGCTGCCATCTCCCTGTCTTCCCTCAAGGACAGGCTTCTAAGGTTTGCTGCCATAATATCCGCAGCCAGTGCAGTCCGGCTCGTGATCTCACCCCTGGCAGCAGTATGTATTCTTTGTTTTTTTCCAGTATCGCAGCTGGAAATGTCCGTGGCGGTTCTGCAGACTTCCGCCCCGGCAGCCATCCTGCCCCTTATGTACGCCATAAAGTTCAACAAATCACCGGAGCTTCTGGCTGCAATAATCCTGTTTACCACAATCCTGTCCGGAATCACCCTGCCGGTGCTGATCCAGTACCTGAGCTGA
- a CDS encoding ABC transporter substrate-binding protein — protein MHPLIFKAALCLVALILTPACGLDREQEQNANEVPGVTEDTIRVGSSLALSGHASFLGTQTLQGAQAYIKHINEQGGVHGRQIELISYDDAYDPARCLANTQKLIVEDQVFSLFSYVGTPTTVKALPLIEEAEIPLLGIFTGASDFREPFNRNIINIRASYYQETEAAVTHFVEELGLDEIAVFYQYDAYGLDGLRGTELALKEYDLAPVATGSYTRGTLDIEDGLQSIMESGAEAVVMVGTYDACSRFIQTARERGFEPIFHNVSFVGAEEMARILGPAGDGVIITQVVPPPDSLVSQALLWGVQEFVDLYCRYFPEEDPNMVALEGFINAKVLVEGLKRAGSDLNRESFIQGIQTIQDFSLGIANTLNFGPKDHQGLTRVYFTVLKDGKLELLTDWDKFKQDIETKDKKSGPCPDSGT, from the coding sequence ATGCACCCTTTGATTTTTAAGGCGGCTTTATGCCTTGTGGCGCTTATTTTAACCCCGGCATGCGGCCTGGACAGGGAACAGGAACAAAACGCCAACGAGGTTCCCGGGGTAACTGAAGACACCATACGTGTAGGTTCATCCCTGGCTTTGAGCGGCCATGCCAGTTTCCTGGGCACTCAGACCCTCCAGGGAGCCCAGGCCTATATAAAGCATATAAATGAGCAGGGCGGAGTTCACGGAAGACAGATTGAACTCATTTCCTATGACGATGCCTACGATCCAGCCCGCTGCCTGGCCAACACCCAGAAGCTCATCGTTGAGGACCAGGTTTTCAGCCTGTTCAGCTACGTGGGCACTCCCACCACAGTTAAAGCCCTTCCCCTGATAGAGGAAGCCGAGATTCCTCTGCTGGGTATATTTACCGGGGCCAGCGATTTCCGCGAACCCTTCAACAGAAATATCATCAATATCCGGGCATCCTATTACCAGGAAACAGAGGCCGCGGTGACCCATTTCGTGGAAGAACTGGGCCTGGATGAGATCGCAGTTTTTTACCAGTACGACGCTTACGGCCTGGACGGGCTGAGGGGAACGGAACTGGCCCTCAAGGAGTACGATTTGGCCCCGGTGGCCACGGGCAGCTACACCCGGGGGACCCTGGATATCGAGGACGGGCTGCAGAGCATTATGGAATCCGGGGCCGAGGCAGTGGTCATGGTGGGGACATATGACGCCTGTTCCAGGTTTATTCAGACAGCCAGAGAGAGGGGGTTTGAGCCCATCTTTCACAACGTTTCCTTTGTGGGGGCCGAGGAGATGGCCCGCATTCTGGGGCCTGCCGGGGACGGGGTGATAATCACCCAGGTGGTTCCCCCGCCGGACTCCCTGGTATCCCAGGCACTGCTCTGGGGGGTGCAGGAGTTTGTGGACCTGTACTGCAGGTATTTCCCCGAAGAAGATCCCAATATGGTGGCTCTGGAGGGCTTCATCAACGCCAAGGTGCTGGTGGAGGGCCTGAAGCGCGCAGGGTCGGACCTGAACCGGGAAAGCTTCATCCAGGGGATTCAAACCATCCAGGATTTTTCCCTGGGCATTGCCAACACTCTCAATTTCGGTCCCAAGGACCACCAGGGACTCACCCGGGTGTATTTTACCGTTCTCAAGGACGGCAAACTGGAGCTTTTGACCGACTGGGACAAGTTCAAGCAGGACATTGAAACAAAGGACAAAAAGTCAGGCCCATGCCCAGATTCAGGGACTTAA
- a CDS encoding ATP-binding protein, translating into MPRFRDLSLKHKIFLSTAGVVLLFSLSSALMARWILSGYMEQELKTRGVSIAQSIADHSIGHVLTRDRDQLVATIFDAAQLGERRHLVEYVVILDDEQNVLSHTFITPFPDDLRGVNPVQEEQDYSIRSLDKADMQVYDIAVPILEGIYQIGTVRLGLKKEHIEQVARTMNITFGGFTLAVLVVMFVLSYRISLYITRPMQKLTGMADQISRGDLELKTVNGLQPGRDEPCPAITGSYQPCWHVDRLLEAELGDRHLPGKPDYCRDCLADRDKSGDEVQQLADSFNQMVRSVKLYRKRVLESEHKYRSLFESGPVPVFVLDLETFEILDANSSAEKEYGYSRNELVGMEFTRLAPEFPEKLRTHLKQEPQDARIVYNKAIHYYRGNQPIYTNVEGRLSTYRNRDAVIVATTDITEMLEKDAQLIQASKMSDLGQLSAGVAHELNQPLNAIKMGSEFVQMMQQEGQDIPEEQLRQILGEINTQVDRATEIINNLREFGRKSDPGLEETDLNLCVQNVLTIIGQQIKLANIDLDFQPASQPVFIMAHKNRLEQVIFNLVTNARDAVMQKQAQQEPGWTGRIVIFTGISNGQAVLSVQDNGTGMPRSVVDKIFDPFFTTKEVGKGMGLGLSICYGIIQDYQGEIDIQSRENEGTTFRVFFSASDSHAQNSNPKDR; encoded by the coding sequence ATGCCCAGATTCAGGGACTTAAGTCTAAAGCACAAGATATTTTTGTCCACTGCAGGGGTGGTTCTTTTGTTCAGCCTTTCCAGCGCGCTTATGGCCCGCTGGATTCTGTCCGGTTATATGGAGCAGGAACTCAAAACCCGCGGTGTATCCATTGCCCAGAGCATCGCAGACCACAGCATCGGACATGTTTTGACCCGGGACCGGGATCAGCTGGTGGCGACTATATTTGACGCCGCCCAGCTGGGGGAGCGCCGGCATCTGGTGGAATATGTGGTTATTCTTGATGATGAGCAGAATGTTCTTTCACATACTTTCATTACCCCCTTTCCGGATGATCTGCGCGGGGTGAACCCGGTTCAGGAGGAGCAGGACTACAGTATCCGCAGCCTGGATAAGGCTGATATGCAGGTCTACGACATAGCAGTGCCCATACTGGAGGGCATCTACCAGATCGGCACGGTACGCCTGGGTCTGAAAAAAGAGCATATAGAGCAGGTGGCCAGGACCATGAATATTACCTTCGGGGGGTTTACACTGGCGGTCCTTGTGGTAATGTTTGTTTTAAGCTACCGCATCTCCCTGTATATAACCAGGCCCATGCAGAAATTGACCGGTATGGCGGATCAGATCAGCCGGGGGGACCTGGAGCTCAAAACCGTAAACGGGCTGCAACCCGGCAGGGATGAACCCTGTCCGGCCATTACCGGATCTTATCAGCCCTGCTGGCATGTGGACAGGCTCCTGGAAGCAGAGCTTGGAGACAGGCATCTGCCCGGCAAACCCGATTACTGCCGGGACTGCCTGGCTGACAGGGATAAGAGCGGGGACGAGGTGCAGCAGCTGGCTGACTCTTTCAATCAGATGGTGCGCAGCGTCAAGCTTTACCGCAAAAGGGTGCTGGAATCTGAACACAAATACAGATCGCTTTTTGAAAGCGGTCCTGTTCCGGTCTTTGTCCTGGATCTGGAGACGTTTGAGATCCTGGATGCCAATTCCAGCGCGGAGAAGGAATACGGTTATTCCAGGAATGAGCTCGTGGGCATGGAATTTACCAGGCTGGCCCCGGAGTTTCCGGAGAAGCTCAGGACACATCTGAAGCAGGAGCCACAGGATGCCAGGATTGTCTACAACAAGGCCATACATTATTACCGCGGCAACCAGCCCATATACACCAACGTAGAAGGACGGCTGAGCACTTACCGCAACCGGGATGCGGTCATTGTGGCCACTACAGATATTACTGAAATGCTGGAGAAGGACGCCCAGTTGATTCAGGCCAGTAAAATGAGCGACCTGGGACAGCTTTCAGCCGGCGTAGCCCATGAGCTGAACCAGCCTCTGAATGCCATAAAAATGGGCAGTGAGTTCGTTCAGATGATGCAGCAGGAGGGGCAGGATATTCCTGAGGAACAACTGCGTCAGATCCTGGGGGAAATCAACACCCAGGTGGACAGGGCAACGGAGATAATCAACAATCTAAGAGAATTCGGGCGAAAATCAGATCCCGGTCTGGAAGAAACCGACTTAAACTTGTGCGTGCAGAACGTTTTGACCATTATCGGTCAGCAGATTAAGCTGGCCAATATCGACCTGGATTTTCAGCCTGCCTCTCAACCGGTTTTCATCATGGCCCACAAGAACAGGCTGGAGCAGGTCATTTTCAATCTCGTTACCAATGCCCGGGATGCGGTGATGCAGAAGCAGGCACAGCAGGAACCGGGCTGGACAGGGCGGATCGTCATCTTCACCGGGATAAGTAACGGGCAGGCGGTACTCAGTGTCCAGGACAACGGGACAGGTATGCCCCGCTCTGTGGTGGACAAGATCTTCGACCCCTTCTTCACCACCAAGGAAGTGGGCAAGGGAATGGGTCTGGGGCTTTCCATATGCTACGGGATCATACAAGACTATCAGGGCGAGATTGATATCCAGAGCAGGGAGAATGAGGGCACCACCTTCAGGGTGTTTTTTTCTGCATCCGACAGTCATGCACAAAATTCCAACCCAAAGGACAGATAA